A window of the Garra rufa chromosome 10, GarRuf1.0, whole genome shotgun sequence genome harbors these coding sequences:
- the LOC141343754 gene encoding uncharacterized protein encodes MPRVPAHLRERALGMLQGSMRTADVARAINCHVRTVRRLRQRYRETGRTADHPRSGRPCVTTPAQDRYIQISHLRDRYRMATTTARVTPGTHNPSIRAQTVRNRLREAGLRACRPVLRQVLTRHHQQQHHLWAQTHLHWTRQEWRLVPWSGIDLEVGSPSWSGAVYHITIGLSLLSLQAISMPCGTGKTSSSLMWYPLCMLIRT; translated from the exons ATGCCCAGGGTCCCTGCTCATCTGCGTGAACGTGCATTAGGCATGCTGCAGGGAAGCATGAGGACTGCTGATGTGGCTAGGGCAATAAATTGCCATGTCCGCACTGTGAGACGCCTAAGACAGCGCTACAGGGAGACAGgaaggacagctgatcatcctcgCAGTGGAAGACCATGTGTAACAACACCTGCACAGGATCGGTACATCCAAATATCACACCTGCGTGACAGGTACAGGATGGCCACAACAACTGCCCGAGTCACACCAGGAACACACAATCCCTCCATCCGTGCTCAGACTGTCCGCAATAGGCTGAGAGAGGCTGGACTGAGGGCTTGTAGGCCTGTTTTAAGGCAGGTCCTTACCAGACATCACCAGCAACAACACCACCTATGGGCACAAACCCACCTTCACTGGACCAGACAGGAGTG GAGGCTTGTACCCTGGAGCGGGATCGATTTGGAGGTGGGGAGTCCGTCATGGTCTGGGGCGGTATATCACATCACCATCGGACTGAGCTTGTTGTCATTGCAGGCAATCTCAATGCCTTGCGGTACAGGGAAGACATCCTCCTCCCTCATGTGGTACCCTTTGTGCATGCTCATCCGGACATGA